Proteins from a single region of Candidatus Binatia bacterium:
- the polA gene encoding DNA polymerase I, producing the protein MALMLLDTYGLVYRAFFALPPLNTTAGMPINAVYGFTMMLNKLIADEKPTHILAAFDKGMPADRVALFAEYKAQRRVMPDELRGQFALVRRVLETFRIPIVEIEGQEADDVIATLARQAEEAGEQTLVVTGDLDLLQIVDERTTVLTTRRGITELGRYDPAAVRERFGLEPAQLPDFRGLKGDPSDNLPGIPGVGEKTASKLLQSAGSLDALVANPALAGSPKLEKLIEQYGAQACVCRAVSMVRRDLPLPIDWERSRYVPPPEGELYRLYSELEFRTLLSKLSPPPDLPLFESGERLRGNYRSYVSSVDPPEFARLAQELSALADAQRVVFALHGDAFGVSAKAGEGVSFGPAALAHAPVRAALERIFASNARVGAYDAKRLLRALRGTGVGGARFADDAMIAAHLLDPSRGFAQVDDGARRFLGVELPDDAAAHADAAFALVEKGRSELESREQLRLYEDVEVPLAPVLAKMESAGVTIDARELEIVGAEVEAAAARLQKQIHDFAGEEFNIGSPQQLGNVLFGKLQIPGGKKTKTGWATGVEVLQGLSREYPICALVLEWREVTKLKNTYIDVIPRLVDPRDRRLRTDFNQAATATGRLSSTNPNLQNIPVRGELGRRIRRAFVARDDDYVLLAADYSQIELRLMAELSGDAAMRAAFRESADIHDYTARQIFNVPADVLVDGNQRRMAKSVNFGLFYGMSDFGLAQRLEISRAEAKEMTAAYFARFPEVRAYIDNTIEEGRRTGYVSTILGRRRYMPGLISGNYMLRAAAEREATNAPLQGSAADLMKLAMVRIDRALEEARLDAAMLLQIHDELIFEVRKRDLRRVSALVRDHMENVIELSVPLEVTLKSGRNWYDVEPIGDEAFERV; encoded by the coding sequence ATGGCGTTGATGCTGCTCGACACCTACGGCCTCGTCTATCGGGCGTTCTTCGCGTTGCCGCCGCTGAACACGACGGCGGGCATGCCGATCAACGCGGTCTACGGCTTCACGATGATGCTCAACAAGCTGATCGCCGACGAGAAGCCGACGCACATTCTCGCGGCGTTCGACAAAGGCATGCCCGCGGATCGCGTCGCGCTGTTCGCGGAATACAAGGCGCAGCGGCGCGTGATGCCCGACGAGCTGCGCGGCCAGTTCGCACTCGTGCGCCGCGTGCTCGAGACGTTTCGCATCCCGATCGTCGAGATCGAGGGACAGGAGGCAGACGACGTCATCGCGACGCTCGCGCGCCAGGCGGAGGAAGCCGGCGAGCAGACGCTGGTCGTCACGGGCGATCTCGATCTCTTGCAGATCGTCGACGAACGCACGACCGTGTTGACGACGCGGCGCGGCATCACGGAGCTCGGACGCTACGACCCGGCCGCCGTGCGGGAACGCTTCGGGCTCGAGCCGGCCCAGCTGCCCGACTTTCGCGGCCTCAAGGGCGACCCGTCGGATAATCTTCCCGGCATACCCGGCGTCGGCGAGAAAACGGCGAGCAAGCTGTTGCAGTCCGCCGGTTCGCTCGACGCGCTCGTCGCGAATCCGGCCCTCGCGGGCAGTCCGAAGCTTGAGAAGCTCATCGAGCAATACGGCGCGCAGGCCTGCGTGTGCCGCGCCGTCTCGATGGTGCGCCGCGATCTTCCGCTGCCGATTGATTGGGAGAGGAGCCGCTACGTTCCGCCGCCGGAGGGCGAGCTCTATCGCCTCTACAGCGAGCTCGAGTTCAGGACGCTGCTGTCGAAGCTGTCGCCCCCGCCGGACCTCCCGCTGTTCGAGAGCGGCGAGCGCCTGCGCGGAAATTATCGGAGCTACGTTTCGTCGGTCGATCCGCCGGAGTTTGCGCGGCTCGCGCAAGAGCTGAGCGCGTTGGCGGATGCGCAACGCGTCGTGTTTGCGCTACACGGCGACGCATTCGGCGTCAGCGCCAAGGCCGGCGAGGGCGTCAGCTTCGGTCCCGCCGCGCTTGCGCACGCGCCCGTGCGCGCCGCGCTCGAGCGCATCTTCGCATCGAACGCGCGCGTCGGCGCGTATGACGCGAAGCGTCTGCTGCGCGCGCTGCGCGGGACGGGCGTGGGCGGCGCGCGTTTCGCGGACGACGCGATGATCGCCGCGCACTTGCTCGATCCGTCGCGCGGCTTCGCCCAGGTCGACGACGGAGCAAGGCGATTCCTCGGCGTCGAGCTGCCGGACGATGCCGCGGCGCACGCCGACGCCGCCTTCGCGCTCGTCGAGAAGGGCCGCTCCGAGCTCGAGTCGCGCGAGCAGCTCCGGCTGTACGAAGACGTCGAGGTGCCGCTTGCGCCGGTCCTAGCGAAGATGGAATCCGCCGGCGTTACGATCGACGCCCGCGAGCTCGAGATCGTCGGCGCGGAGGTCGAGGCGGCCGCGGCGCGTCTGCAAAAACAGATTCACGACTTCGCGGGCGAAGAGTTCAACATCGGCTCGCCGCAGCAGCTCGGCAACGTGCTCTTCGGAAAGCTGCAAATTCCGGGCGGCAAGAAGACGAAGACTGGTTGGGCCACCGGCGTCGAGGTCTTGCAAGGCTTGTCGCGCGAGTACCCGATCTGCGCGCTCGTGCTGGAGTGGCGCGAAGTCACGAAGCTTAAGAACACGTACATCGACGTGATCCCGCGGCTCGTCGATCCGCGCGACCGGCGCTTGCGGACCGACTTCAATCAGGCCGCGACCGCGACCGGCCGCCTCTCCTCGACCAACCCTAACCTGCAGAACATCCCGGTTCGCGGAGAGCTCGGTCGCCGCATCCGCCGCGCGTTCGTCGCGCGCGACGACGACTACGTGCTGCTCGCCGCGGACTACAGTCAGATCGAGCTCCGGCTGATGGCGGAGCTCTCCGGCGACGCCGCGATGCGCGCGGCGTTCCGCGAGTCGGCGGACATTCACGACTACACCGCGCGCCAGATCTTCAACGTCCCCGCAGACGTCTTAGTCGACGGCAATCAGCGGCGCATGGCTAAGAGCGTCAACTTCGGTCTCTTCTACGGCATGTCGGACTTCGGTCTCGCGCAGCGCCTCGAGATCAGCCGCGCCGAGGCGAAGGAGATGACGGCCGCGTACTTCGCTCGCTTCCCCGAGGTCCGCGCCTACATCGATAACACGATCGAAGAGGGCCGCCGCACGGGCTACGTGTCGACGATTCTCGGGCGCCGCCGCTACATGCCGGGATTGATCTCCGGGAACTACATGTTACGGGCAGCGGCGGAGCGCGAGGCGACCAACGCGCCGCTCCAAGGCAGCGCAGCCGACCTGATGAAGCTCGCGATGGTGCGCATCGACCGGGCGCTGGAAGAGGCGCGCCTCGACGCGGCGATGCTGCTCCAGATCCACGACGAGCTGATCTTCGAGGTGCGCAAACGCGATCTGCGGCGCGTCTCGGCGCTCGTGCGCGATCACATGGAGAACGTCATCGAGCTATCGGTGCCGCTCGAGGTCACGCTCAAGTCGGGACGCAACTGGTACGACGTCGAGCCAATCGGCGACGAGGCGTTCGAGCGTGTATAG
- the coaE gene encoding dephospho-CoA kinase (Dephospho-CoA kinase (CoaE) performs the final step in coenzyme A biosynthesis.) — MRVGLTGGIGAGKSQVATYFAELGAFVVDTDAIAREVVAPHSDGLLQIAHVWPKVVRNGVLDRAALAEIVFSDPAARERLNALLHPHIRRRAMEREALAKPGQLVVHVVPLLFETGYDRLVDKSVLVVAPVEQRIARVVERDRIDEARVRARIATQIAPEEAHPRADFIIENDGNLDHLQERTREVFAALS, encoded by the coding sequence GTGCGCGTTGGACTGACCGGCGGCATCGGGGCGGGGAAGAGTCAGGTCGCGACGTACTTCGCCGAACTCGGTGCCTTCGTGGTCGATACCGACGCCATCGCGCGCGAGGTCGTGGCGCCGCACAGCGACGGATTGCTGCAGATCGCGCACGTTTGGCCGAAGGTCGTGCGTAACGGCGTGCTCGACCGGGCCGCTTTGGCCGAGATCGTCTTCAGCGACCCGGCGGCGCGCGAGCGCCTCAACGCCCTGCTCCATCCGCACATTCGACGGCGCGCCATGGAGCGCGAGGCCTTGGCCAAGCCCGGCCAGCTTGTCGTCCACGTGGTGCCGCTGCTGTTCGAAACTGGGTATGATCGTCTCGTTGACAAGTCGGTGTTGGTCGTGGCTCCGGTCGAGCAGAGGATCGCGCGCGTCGTAGAGCGCGACCGCATCGACGAGGCGCGCGTGCGCGCGCGGATTGCGACACAAATCGCACCCGAGGAAGCGCACCCTCGCGCGGACTTCATTATTGAGAACGACGGCAACCTCGACCACCTGCAGGAGCGTACGCGCGAGGTCTTCGCCGCCCTGTCTTAA
- a CDS encoding S1 RNA-binding domain-containing protein, with amino-acid sequence MLTGSIVQKDKDEVLVDVGGKSEGVLPFRELSLAVDPKLLRVGDTLEVMVHRIDEMDGTLFLSERRARALKTWEKVIEAHDRDEIIEATVTQVVKGGVLVDLGMRGFVPASQIRRQPVGNLDELVGQHLRLKVIDLDHKRHRVVLSQRLVLEEELQAKKQELLDTLEVGQIREGVVVRLADFGAFVDLGGIDGLIHNSELSYARIKHPSEVVKIGDVVQVEIMKFDPDAKKVSLSLKHALPDPWDQYADRLYETNKLSAQVVKVTPNYLLVEVIPGILAMVPKGEFDASAQFAAGQEVEVTLLTINHATRRITASIQHVADVPPEEIEQYAVEEEIEVPATPNASSEPPPEGS; translated from the coding sequence GTGCTCACGGGCTCGATCGTCCAAAAGGACAAAGACGAAGTGCTCGTCGACGTAGGCGGGAAATCCGAAGGCGTCCTCCCGTTCCGCGAGCTCTCGCTCGCCGTGGATCCCAAACTACTGCGCGTCGGCGATACGCTTGAGGTCATGGTCCATCGCATCGACGAGATGGATGGCACGCTCTTTTTATCCGAGCGCCGCGCCCGCGCGCTGAAGACGTGGGAAAAGGTGATCGAGGCGCACGACCGCGACGAAATCATCGAGGCGACGGTCACGCAGGTCGTCAAGGGCGGAGTGCTCGTGGATCTCGGCATGCGCGGCTTCGTGCCGGCGTCGCAGATCCGGCGGCAGCCCGTCGGAAACCTCGACGAGCTCGTCGGCCAGCATCTGCGCTTGAAAGTGATCGATCTCGATCACAAGCGACATCGCGTCGTGCTGTCGCAGCGACTCGTCCTCGAGGAAGAGCTCCAGGCCAAGAAACAGGAGCTGCTCGATACGCTCGAAGTGGGCCAGATCCGGGAGGGCGTCGTGGTGCGTCTCGCCGATTTCGGCGCGTTCGTCGACCTCGGCGGAATCGACGGTCTGATTCACAACAGCGAGCTGTCGTATGCGCGGATCAAGCACCCGTCGGAGGTCGTCAAGATCGGAGACGTCGTTCAGGTCGAGATCATGAAGTTCGATCCGGACGCCAAGAAGGTGAGTCTCTCGCTCAAACACGCGCTTCCGGATCCATGGGATCAATACGCCGACCGGCTCTACGAGACGAACAAGCTTTCCGCGCAAGTCGTCAAGGTGACGCCGAACTACCTGCTCGTCGAAGTCATCCCGGGAATCTTGGCGATGGTTCCCAAGGGCGAGTTCGACGCGTCCGCCCAGTTCGCGGCGGGACAAGAGGTCGAAGTCACGTTGCTGACGATCAACCACGCCACGCGCCGCATCACGGCGTCGATCCAGCACGTCGCCGACGTTCCGCCCGAAGAGATCGAGCAGTATGCGGTCGAGGAAGAAATCGAGGTCCCTGCCACCCCCAACGCGAGTTCGGAGCCGCCGCCGGAAGGCTCGTAA
- the mutM gene encoding bifunctional DNA-formamidopyrimidine glycosylase/DNA-(apurinic or apyrimidinic site) lyase, which yields MPELPEVETIVRGLAGTIVGRTIERAELRLAKMAIAPSGTRFERAVAGERIAGIRRRGKYAVIELCSGRCLVTSLRMTGRLVVARAAAPEYPGTHLLLHLSGGRHLRFSDVRTFGRMRLVAPGEAWDRELGVEPLSTDFTQQAFAGMLAGRTTPIKVLLLDQRRIAGIGNIYACEALWEARVRPSRPARALTKPAIRRLRHAIVEVLQRAISMRGTSVDDYVDAGGLQGSFQNDLSVYGRLGRECRRCGTGRIVRTVLAQRGTWWCRRCQR from the coding sequence ATGCCCGAACTGCCGGAGGTTGAGACGATCGTCCGCGGTCTGGCCGGAACGATCGTGGGAAGGACCATCGAGCGCGCGGAGCTGCGGCTTGCGAAGATGGCGATCGCGCCGTCCGGCACGCGTTTCGAGCGGGCCGTCGCCGGCGAGCGGATCGCGGGCATCCGCCGGCGGGGGAAATATGCGGTCATCGAGCTCTGCTCGGGCCGCTGCCTGGTCACGAGCCTGCGCATGACCGGCCGGCTCGTGGTCGCGCGCGCCGCGGCGCCGGAGTACCCGGGGACGCATCTGTTGCTGCACCTCAGCGGTGGCCGGCACTTGCGCTTCTCGGACGTGCGCACTTTCGGGCGTATGCGGCTCGTCGCCCCGGGGGAAGCGTGGGACCGGGAGCTCGGCGTCGAGCCGTTGTCCACAGACTTTACACAGCAGGCCTTTGCGGGTATGCTGGCGGGGCGGACGACGCCGATCAAGGTATTGCTCCTCGATCAGCGGCGCATCGCAGGCATCGGCAACATCTATGCATGCGAGGCGCTCTGGGAAGCCCGGGTACGTCCGAGCCGGCCCGCCCGGGCATTGACGAAACCGGCGATCCGCCGCTTACGTCACGCCATCGTCGAAGTTTTGCAGCGCGCGATCTCGATGCGCGGAACGAGCGTCGACGACTACGTTGACGCCGGCGGACTGCAGGGAAGTTTTCAGAACGACCTTAGCGTCTACGGCAGGCTCGGTCGAGAATGCCGGCGATGCGGTACCGGCAGGATCGTTCGAACGGTTCTGGCACAGCGCGGCACGTGGTGGTGTCGCCGGTGCCAAAGGTAA
- a CDS encoding KGG domain-containing protein — protein sequence MAQESGQAGGMSVREAGRRGGERVKAKYGSEFYEEIGRKGGEATKSKYGPSFYEVIGQKGGQRPKRKAAAS from the coding sequence ATGGCACAAGAGTCAGGGCAGGCCGGCGGCATGAGTGTTCGCGAGGCGGGCCGTCGCGGCGGCGAGCGCGTGAAGGCCAAGTACGGCTCCGAATTCTACGAAGAGATCGGCCGTAAGGGCGGCGAGGCTACCAAGAGCAAGTACGGCCCGTCGTTCTACGAGGTCATCGGACAGAAAGGCGGTCAGCGCCCGAAGCGTAAGGCTGCGGCCTCTTAG
- a CDS encoding DUF192 domain-containing protein codes for MYSLAFWLAAALPIVVVHAPHADLTLEVARTEAQREYGLMNRTQIAPRTGMIFVFGGDAPVAFWMKDTLVPLDMLFIAADGTVRRVFANVAVVPRSLPDADIPRESDVAKYVIELSAGEAAKDGIAPGVRLNLRSVPSAQ; via the coding sequence GTGTATAGCCTCGCGTTCTGGCTGGCGGCGGCGTTGCCGATCGTCGTCGTCCACGCGCCGCACGCGGACCTCACGCTCGAGGTCGCGCGGACCGAAGCGCAGCGCGAGTATGGCTTGATGAACCGCACGCAGATCGCGCCGCGCACCGGCATGATCTTCGTGTTCGGCGGCGATGCGCCGGTCGCGTTCTGGATGAAGGATACGCTCGTTCCGCTCGACATGCTGTTCATCGCCGCCGACGGCACCGTGCGTCGCGTCTTCGCCAACGTCGCCGTCGTGCCGCGCTCGCTGCCCGACGCGGACATCCCGCGCGAGAGCGACGTCGCGAAATACGTGATCGAGCTAAGCGCCGGCGAGGCGGCTAAAGACGGGATCGCGCCGGGCGTGCGGCTCAACCTGCGGAGCGTTCCTTCCGCGCAATAA
- a CDS encoding general stress protein B, translating to MAEKHDRAGKREMSVREAGKKGGDTVRDRYGSTFYEDIGRKGGKATRDRHGVEFYESIGQKGGKVVKEKYGSDFYEEIGHKGGQKVKKLIAEAKKKLSDENG from the coding sequence ATGGCTGAAAAGCATGACCGCGCGGGCAAGCGCGAGATGTCCGTGCGGGAGGCTGGCAAGAAGGGCGGCGACACTGTTCGCGACCGTTACGGGTCGACGTTCTACGAAGATATTGGACGCAAGGGCGGGAAGGCGACGCGCGACCGCCACGGCGTCGAGTTCTACGAGTCCATCGGTCAAAAAGGCGGCAAGGTAGTCAAGGAAAAGTACGGTTCCGACTTTTACGAGGAGATCGGACACAAAGGCGGTCAGAAAGTCAAGAAGCTGATCGCCGAAGCGAAGAAAAAACTGAGCGACGAGAACGGTTGA
- the lnt gene encoding apolipoprotein N-acyltransferase: protein MLSSTAVRDVGIAVCAALALSAAFPKFGAAWLVPFGTGALFWVWQGASWKRAALLGWFAGLIFFALDFAWVGHTVGHYIGVFGPFLALGPALVEAPFFALAGVLAAFAYGRMHRAIAPLGAAAAFTVCEWLRSIGALAVPFDQLGYTQADTPLRAIAAYAGTYGITFALCVLGAYGADALHRQAWRRFGIAVAAVFVATVAAWMGWPARTLAPPTISVAAIQGNIAQSFKWNSLGLAVRRYSAMTRVAATKHPRLVVWPETVITTDLEGNPELVTRFENLARRTHATIVAGSLDVAGPAIYNALYVFAPNGAYSIYHKRQLVPFAEWFPGRAFLSWLPYIGNLNGGLTPGRVDGVYPTSALPIGPLVCWESAFADLAYAQVRKGAQLLVISTDDAWFGETSGPYMHAQIAQLRAIESGVYVVRAAATGVSGIIAPDGIWLERAGLARRTIVSGRVGPPVPTVFSRIGPTSIALMLIGLYALPLLHLLPLPAAESDVGADEW, encoded by the coding sequence ATGCTCTCCTCGACCGCCGTGCGCGACGTGGGAATCGCTGTTTGCGCAGCCTTGGCGTTGTCGGCGGCATTCCCGAAGTTCGGCGCAGCATGGCTCGTCCCGTTTGGGACTGGCGCGCTGTTCTGGGTGTGGCAAGGAGCTTCCTGGAAGCGCGCAGCGCTCCTCGGTTGGTTCGCGGGATTGATCTTCTTCGCGCTCGATTTCGCATGGGTCGGGCACACGGTCGGTCACTACATCGGCGTCTTCGGCCCTTTTCTCGCGCTCGGACCCGCGCTGGTCGAGGCGCCGTTCTTCGCACTGGCGGGGGTCTTGGCAGCCTTTGCTTACGGGCGCATGCATCGAGCGATCGCTCCGTTGGGAGCAGCGGCAGCGTTCACGGTCTGCGAATGGCTGCGCTCGATCGGCGCGCTAGCCGTGCCGTTCGACCAGCTGGGCTACACGCAGGCCGACACGCCGCTGCGCGCCATCGCCGCTTATGCGGGAACGTACGGAATTACGTTTGCGTTATGCGTGCTCGGTGCATACGGTGCGGACGCGTTGCACAGGCAGGCGTGGCGTCGATTCGGGATCGCGGTAGCGGCTGTGTTCGTCGCGACGGTCGCGGCTTGGATGGGTTGGCCGGCGCGCACGCTTGCGCCGCCGACGATCAGTGTCGCGGCGATTCAGGGAAACATCGCGCAGTCGTTCAAATGGAACTCCCTCGGGCTTGCAGTGCGCCGCTACTCTGCGATGACGCGCGTCGCGGCGACGAAGCACCCTCGGCTCGTCGTGTGGCCGGAGACCGTCATCACGACGGACCTCGAGGGCAATCCGGAATTAGTGACGCGCTTCGAGAACCTCGCGCGACGGACTCACGCGACGATAGTCGCGGGGAGCCTCGACGTTGCGGGGCCGGCGATCTACAACGCGCTCTACGTCTTCGCGCCGAACGGCGCGTACTCGATCTACCACAAGCGGCAGCTCGTTCCGTTTGCGGAATGGTTTCCGGGTCGGGCCTTCCTCTCGTGGCTGCCGTACATTGGCAACCTCAACGGCGGGCTGACGCCGGGACGCGTCGATGGCGTCTATCCGACCAGCGCACTGCCGATCGGGCCACTCGTCTGTTGGGAATCCGCCTTCGCCGACCTCGCCTACGCGCAGGTGCGCAAAGGCGCACAGCTGCTGGTCATCAGCACGGACGACGCGTGGTTCGGAGAGACGTCGGGTCCCTACATGCACGCTCAAATCGCGCAGCTGCGGGCCATCGAGAGCGGCGTCTACGTCGTGCGGGCCGCCGCGACGGGGGTCAGCGGCATCATCGCACCGGACGGAATCTGGCTGGAACGCGCCGGGCTGGCGCGCCGGACAATCGTCAGCGGACGCGTTGGGCCACCCGTTCCAACGGTCTTTTCGCGAATTGGTCCAACCAGTATCGCCTTGATGCTGATCGGGTTGTACGCGCTGCCGTTACTCCACTTATTGCCGCTGCCGGCGGCCGAATCGGACGTTGGCGCCGATGAATGGTAG